A region from the Tsuneonella mangrovi genome encodes:
- the rplN gene encoding 50S ribosomal protein L14 — MIQMQSTLDVADNSGAKRVQCIKVLGGSKRRFAGVGDVIVVSVKEAAPRTRVKKGDVHRAVIVRTKKDVRRPDGSVIRFDSNAAVLVNKSEEPIGTRIFGPVVRELRGRGFMKIISLAPEVL, encoded by the coding sequence ATGATCCAGATGCAATCCACGCTCGACGTCGCCGACAACAGCGGCGCCAAGCGCGTCCAGTGCATCAAGGTACTGGGCGGATCGAAGCGTCGCTTTGCCGGCGTGGGCGACGTTATCGTCGTCTCCGTCAAGGAAGCTGCCCCGCGCACCCGCGTGAAGAAGGGCGACGTTCACCGTGCGGTGATCGTGCGCACCAAGAAGGACGTCCGCCGCCCCGATGGCAGCGTGATCCGCTTCGACAGCAACGCCGCGGTGCTCGTCAACAAGAGCGAGGAGCCGATCGGCACCCGCATCTTCGGCCCGGTGGTGCGCGAACTGCGCGGCCGCGGGTTCATGAAGATCATCTCGCTCGCTCCGGAGGTGCTGTGA
- the rpmC gene encoding 50S ribosomal protein L29 yields MMAKQPVKNSGKVADMRVKTDDQLATQLVELKREAFNLRFQAATNQLERPARIKEVRRDIARIQTLQGERARAAEAK; encoded by the coding sequence ATGATGGCCAAGCAGCCCGTCAAGAACTCCGGCAAGGTCGCCGACATGCGCGTCAAGACCGACGACCAGCTGGCGACCCAGCTCGTCGAACTGAAGCGCGAGGCGTTCAACCTGCGTTTCCAGGCCGCGACCAACCAGCTCGAGCGTCCCGCGCGGATCAAGGAAGTCCGCCGCGACATCGCGCGCATCCAGACGCTGCAGGGCGAGCGCGCTCGCGCCGCCGAAGCGAAGTAA
- the rplP gene encoding 50S ribosomal protein L16 produces the protein MLQPKKTKFRKAFKGRIKGDAKGGTALNFGSYGLKALEPERVTARQIEAARRAITRHIKRQGRLWIRVFPDVPVSKKPAEVRQGKGKGAIEYWAARVKPGRILFELDGVPGPLAAEAFSRAAMKLPIKTKVVARLGDQSHLGGE, from the coding sequence ATGCTGCAACCGAAGAAAACCAAGTTCCGCAAGGCCTTCAAGGGCCGGATCAAGGGCGACGCCAAGGGCGGTACCGCGCTGAATTTCGGCTCGTACGGGCTCAAGGCGCTCGAGCCGGAACGCGTCACCGCGCGCCAGATCGAAGCCGCTCGCCGGGCGATCACCCGCCACATCAAGCGCCAGGGGCGCCTGTGGATCCGCGTGTTTCCCGATGTGCCGGTGTCGAAGAAGCCTGCCGAAGTCCGTCAGGGTAAGGGCAAGGGCGCGATCGAATACTGGGCCGCCCGCGTGAAGCCGGGCCGCATCCTGTTCGAGCTCGACGGTGTCCCCGGCCCGCTCGCCGCGGAAGCGTTCAGCCGCGCAGCCATGAAGCTGCCGATCAAGACCAAGGTTGTCGCTCGCCTGGGCGACCAATCCCACCTGGGAGGCGAATGA
- the rpsQ gene encoding 30S ribosomal protein S17 — protein MPKRILIGTVVSDKTDKTVTVLVERKVKHPLYGKIIRRSKKYHAHDAANEYKPGDVVRIEETKPISKTKTWAVKDRVQAGGVQAVEADLEVEEAGN, from the coding sequence ATGCCCAAGCGTATCCTGATCGGGACGGTTGTTTCCGACAAGACCGACAAGACCGTGACCGTGCTGGTCGAGCGCAAGGTGAAACACCCGCTCTACGGCAAGATCATCCGTCGTTCGAAGAAGTATCACGCCCACGACGCGGCCAACGAATACAAGCCGGGCGACGTGGTGCGGATCGAGGAGACCAAGCCGATCTCCAAGACCAAGACCTGGGCCGTGAAGGATCGCGTCCAGGCTGGCGGGGTCCAGGCCGTCGAGGCCGATCTCGAGGTCGAGGAAGCAGGTAACTGA
- the rplE gene encoding 50S ribosomal protein L5 — MADTYTPRLKAKYEAEIAKAMTAKFGYKNALEVPKLEKITLNMGVGEASQDKKKVQTAAEEMALIAGQKPVITKAKKSIAQFKLREGMPIGCKVTLRRDRMFEFMDRLVTIAMPRIRDFRGLNPKSFDGRGNYAMGLKEQIIFPEISYDKIEKVRGMDIIVTTTAKTDEEARELLRLFGFPFPADQSEEKEAA, encoded by the coding sequence ATGGCTGACACCTACACTCCGCGCCTGAAGGCCAAGTACGAAGCCGAGATCGCCAAGGCGATGACGGCCAAGTTCGGCTACAAGAACGCGCTCGAAGTCCCCAAGCTCGAGAAGATCACGCTCAACATGGGCGTTGGCGAGGCGAGCCAGGACAAGAAGAAGGTCCAGACTGCGGCCGAGGAAATGGCCCTGATCGCCGGGCAGAAGCCCGTGATCACCAAGGCCAAGAAGTCGATCGCCCAGTTCAAGCTGCGCGAAGGCATGCCGATCGGCTGCAAGGTGACCCTGCGCCGCGACCGGATGTTCGAATTCATGGATCGTCTGGTGACGATCGCGATGCCGCGCATCCGCGACTTCCGCGGGCTGAACCCGAAGAGCTTCGACGGCCGTGGCAACTACGCCATGGGCCTGAAGGAACAGATCATTTTCCCGGAAATCTCGTACGACAAGATCGAGAAGGTCCGGGGGATGGACATCATCGTGACCACCACGGCGAAGACCGACGAGGAAGCACGTGAATTGCTGCGCCTGTTCGGTTTCCCATTCCCGGCTGATCAGTCGGAAGAGAAGGAAGCGGCGTGA
- the rplX gene encoding 50S ribosomal protein L24 yields the protein MAAAKIKKGDTVVVLSGKDKGRSGTVQSVMPKDGKVVVEGINVMARHRKPSQANPQGGIDRVPAAMDISKVALADPKDGKPTRVRFETKDGKKVRVAVKSGETIDG from the coding sequence ATGGCTGCCGCGAAGATCAAGAAGGGCGACACCGTCGTCGTGCTCTCGGGCAAGGACAAGGGCCGCAGCGGCACCGTCCAGTCCGTGATGCCGAAGGACGGCAAGGTCGTTGTCGAGGGCATCAACGTGATGGCTCGTCACCGCAAGCCGAGCCAGGCCAACCCGCAGGGTGGCATCGACCGCGTTCCCGCGGCGATGGACATCTCCAAGGTGGCGCTGGCCGATCCCAAGGACGGCAAGCCGACCCGCGTCCGGTTCGAAACCAAGGACGGCAAGAAGGTCCGCGTTGCCGTGAAGTCGGGGGAAACCATCGATGGCTGA
- the rpsS gene encoding 30S ribosomal protein S19: MARSVWKGPFVDLHLLKKAEDAQENGARGAIKTWSRRSTILPQFVGLTFSVYNGQKFIPVSVNEDMVGHKLGEFAPTRTFPGHAADKKGKR; this comes from the coding sequence ATGGCTCGTTCCGTCTGGAAAGGTCCGTTTGTCGACCTGCACCTGCTGAAGAAGGCAGAAGACGCCCAGGAAAACGGTGCCCGTGGGGCGATCAAGACCTGGTCGCGCCGCAGCACGATCCTGCCGCAGTTCGTCGGCCTGACGTTCAGCGTCTACAATGGCCAGAAGTTCATTCCGGTCTCCGTCAACGAAGACATGGTCGGCCACAAGCTTGGCGAATTCGCGCCCACGCGCACGTTCCCGGGCCATGCCGCCGACAAGAAGGGTAAGCGCTGA
- the rpsH gene encoding 30S ribosomal protein S8, translating into MAMTDPLGDMLTRIRNGQQAKKDSVLSPASKLRANVLEVLQREGYIRGYSEDASGKHPALRIELKYFEGEPAIKHVARVSKPGRRVYSGSKELPTVRNGLGITIVSTPKGVLSDAEARTQNVGGEVLAEVF; encoded by the coding sequence ATGGCTATGACCGATCCCTTGGGTGATATGCTCACCCGCATCCGCAACGGCCAGCAGGCGAAGAAGGACTCCGTCCTTTCGCCCGCGTCCAAGCTGCGTGCGAACGTGCTCGAAGTGCTCCAGCGCGAAGGCTACATCCGTGGCTACAGCGAGGACGCATCGGGCAAGCACCCGGCGCTGCGGATCGAACTGAAGTATTTCGAAGGCGAGCCGGCGATCAAGCATGTCGCTCGCGTCTCCAAGCCGGGCCGCCGCGTCTATTCGGGCAGCAAGGAGCTCCCGACCGTACGCAACGGCCTTGGCATCACCATCGTCTCGACGCCCAAGGGCGTGCTCTCGGATGCCGAAGCACGCACCCAGAACGTCGGCGGCGAAGTGCTGGCGGAGGTGTTCTGA
- the rplB gene encoding 50S ribosomal protein L2, whose amino-acid sequence MALKNYKPTSPARRGLILVDKSGLWKGKPVKALTEGKRKTGGRNNKGHVTSRGIAGGHKQKYRFIDFKRRKWDVAGTVERIEYDPNRTAFIALVKYDDGELAYIIAPQRLAVGDQVIAGEKVDTKPGNAMLLGQMPVGTICHNVEMKPGKGGQIARSAGAYVQIVGRDRGMVIVRLNSGEQRYLRSDCMGTVGAVSNPDNQNQNFGKAGRTRWKGRRPLTRGVAKNPVDHPHGGGEGRTSGGRHPVTPWGKPTKGARTRKNKQTDKMIIRSRHAKKKR is encoded by the coding sequence ATGGCACTCAAGAACTACAAACCGACCAGCCCGGCCCGTCGCGGCCTGATCCTGGTCGACAAGTCCGGCCTGTGGAAGGGCAAGCCGGTCAAGGCGCTTACCGAAGGCAAGCGCAAGACCGGCGGCCGTAACAACAAGGGCCATGTGACTTCGCGCGGCATCGCCGGCGGCCACAAGCAGAAGTACCGCTTCATCGACTTCAAGCGTCGCAAGTGGGACGTGGCCGGCACGGTCGAGCGGATCGAATACGATCCCAACCGCACCGCGTTCATCGCGCTCGTCAAGTACGATGACGGCGAACTGGCCTACATCATCGCGCCGCAGCGGCTTGCCGTCGGCGACCAGGTGATCGCGGGCGAGAAGGTCGATACCAAGCCGGGCAACGCGATGCTGCTGGGCCAGATGCCGGTCGGCACCATCTGCCACAACGTGGAGATGAAGCCGGGCAAGGGTGGGCAGATCGCTCGTTCAGCCGGTGCCTACGTCCAGATCGTCGGTCGCGACCGCGGGATGGTGATCGTTCGCCTCAACAGCGGCGAGCAGCGTTACCTGCGTTCGGATTGCATGGGCACCGTCGGTGCCGTGTCCAACCCGGACAACCAGAACCAGAATTTCGGCAAGGCCGGCCGCACCCGCTGGAAGGGCCGTCGCCCGCTGACCCGCGGTGTCGCCAAGAACCCGGTCGACCACCCGCACGGCGGTGGTGAAGGCCGGACCTCGGGCGGTCGTCACCCGGTTACCCCGTGGGGCAAGCCGACCAAGGGTGCCCGCACCCGCAAGAACAAGCAGACGGACAAGATGATCATCCGTTCGCGCCACGCGAAGAAGAAGAGGTAA
- the rpsN gene encoding 30S ribosomal protein S14, which produces MAKLSSINKNERRKKLVQKYAAKYAKLKAIADDESKDESERLIARLKMAEIPRNANPTRVRNRCATTGRPRGYYRKFGLCRVELRDLANKGMIPGVTKSSW; this is translated from the coding sequence ATGGCGAAACTGAGTTCCATCAACAAGAACGAGCGGCGCAAGAAGCTCGTGCAGAAGTATGCTGCAAAGTATGCCAAGCTCAAGGCGATTGCTGACGACGAGTCCAAGGACGAGTCCGAGCGCCTGATTGCGCGTCTCAAGATGGCTGAAATCCCGCGCAACGCGAACCCGACCCGGGTCCGCAACCGTTGTGCCACCACCGGCCGCCCGCGCGGCTATTACCGCAAGTTCGGCCTCTGCCGCGTCGAACTCCGCGATCTTGCCAACAAGGGCATGATCCCGGGCGTGACAAAGTCGAGCTGGTGA
- the rplV gene encoding 50S ribosomal protein L22 produces the protein MGKQKAPRRVADNEALAVGTMIRGSAQKLNLVAELIRGKKAEDAMNILSFSKKAMAKDASKVLASAIANAENNHDLDVDALVVAEASVGKSITMKRFHTRGRGKSTRILKPFSRLRIVVREAEEA, from the coding sequence ATGGGCAAGCAGAAAGCTCCCCGCCGCGTCGCCGACAACGAAGCGCTCGCTGTCGGAACCATGATCCGTGGTTCCGCGCAGAAGCTCAACCTCGTCGCCGAGCTGATCCGCGGCAAGAAGGCGGAAGATGCGATGAACATCCTCTCCTTCTCCAAGAAGGCCATGGCCAAGGACGCCTCCAAGGTGCTCGCTTCGGCCATCGCCAATGCCGAGAACAACCACGACCTCGACGTCGACGCGCTCGTCGTTGCCGAGGCATCGGTCGGCAAGTCGATCACCATGAAGCGTTTCCACACGCGCGGCCGTGGCAAGTCCACGCGCATCCTCAAGCCGTTCAGCCGGCTGCGCATCGTGGTTCGCGAAGCTGAGGAGGCCTGA
- the rplF gene encoding 50S ribosomal protein L6: MSRIGKKPVAIPSGVTAAIEGDTLTVKGPKGTLSLGLSDLIDYKVEEGEIQVNPANDTKQARSYWGMQRTLVSNLVEGVTEGFTKVLEITGVGYRAQAQGKMLKLQLGYSHDVDLPVPEGLEVKTPDQTTVEISGIDKQAVGQFAAEIRRWRKPEPYKGKGIKYRGEYVFRKEGKKK, from the coding sequence ATGAGCCGCATCGGCAAAAAGCCGGTCGCTATCCCGAGTGGCGTGACCGCCGCTATCGAGGGTGACACGCTCACCGTGAAGGGGCCCAAGGGCACCCTCTCGCTGGGGCTCAGCGACCTCATCGACTACAAGGTCGAAGAAGGCGAAATCCAGGTCAACCCGGCCAACGACACCAAGCAGGCGCGGTCCTACTGGGGCATGCAGCGCACGCTGGTCTCGAACCTGGTCGAAGGCGTGACCGAAGGCTTCACCAAGGTCCTCGAGATCACCGGTGTCGGCTACCGTGCGCAGGCGCAGGGCAAGATGCTCAAGCTCCAGCTCGGCTATTCGCACGACGTCGACCTCCCGGTTCCCGAAGGTCTCGAAGTGAAGACGCCCGACCAGACCACCGTGGAGATTTCCGGCATCGACAAGCAGGCCGTGGGCCAGTTTGCCGCCGAAATCCGCCGCTGGCGCAAGCCTGAACCCTACAAGGGCAAGGGCATCAAGTACCGCGGCGAATACGTCTTCCGCAAGGAAGGGAAGAAGAAGTAA
- the rpsC gene encoding 30S ribosomal protein S3: MGHKSNPIGLRLQINRTWDSRWYAEGRDYAKLLAEDIEIRKYIVENLPQAAISKVVIERPAKLCRISIYAARPGVIIGKKGADIEKLRAKLAAMTESEVKLNIVEIRKPEIDAKLVAQGIADQLVRRVAFRRAMKRAMQSAMRLGAEGIKIMCGGRLGGAEIARVEQYREGRVPLHTLRANVDYAEAEALTAYGIIGIKVWIFKGEILGHDPTAQDRLMMEAQTSGVRPAR; encoded by the coding sequence ATGGGTCATAAATCCAACCCGATCGGCCTGCGCCTGCAGATCAACCGCACGTGGGACAGCCGCTGGTACGCTGAAGGGCGCGACTACGCCAAGCTGCTCGCCGAGGACATCGAGATCCGCAAGTACATCGTCGAGAATCTGCCGCAGGCGGCGATCTCGAAGGTCGTGATCGAGCGTCCGGCCAAGCTGTGCCGCATCTCGATCTACGCAGCCCGCCCCGGTGTCATCATCGGCAAGAAGGGCGCCGACATCGAGAAGCTGCGCGCCAAGCTCGCCGCGATGACCGAAAGCGAAGTGAAGCTGAACATCGTCGAGATCCGCAAGCCGGAAATCGATGCCAAGCTTGTCGCCCAGGGCATCGCCGACCAGCTGGTTCGCCGCGTGGCGTTCCGCCGGGCGATGAAGCGCGCGATGCAGTCCGCCATGCGTCTGGGTGCCGAAGGCATCAAGATCATGTGCGGTGGCCGCCTCGGCGGTGCAGAAATCGCCCGCGTCGAGCAGTACCGCGAAGGCCGTGTGCCGCTGCACACCCTGCGCGCCAACGTCGACTACGCCGAAGCCGAAGCGCTGACCGCCTACGGCATCATCGGCATCAAGGTGTGGATCTTCAAGGGCGAGATCCTCGGCCACGATCCGACCGCGCAGGACCGCCTGATGATGGAGGCCCAGACCTCCGGCGTCCGGCCGGCTCGCTGA